The segment TGCTCCGCGACGCGCGGCTGCACACGGTCTGTGAGAGCGCTCGCTGCCCTAATCTCGGCGAATGCTGGTCGCACAGCACCGCTACGTTTATGATTCTGGGCGACATCTGTACCAGAAACTGCGGCTTCTGCGCCATCAAAGTTGGGCGGCCGCTGGAGCTGGATGCGGACGAACCGCGTCGTGTTGCAGAGACGGCGAGGACGATGGGTTTGCGGCACGTCGTGGTCACCAGCGTGGCGCGTGATGAGTTGCCGGATGAAGGGTCATCGCAGTTTGCGGAGACGATCACGGCACTGCGCAGCGAGATCCCGGGCGTCATCGTTGAGGTGCTCACGCCCGACTTCAAGGGGAAGCGCTGGTGCATTCGGCGCGTTGTGGACGCCCACCCCGATATCTATAACCACAACATCGAAACGGTGGAAAGGCTTTCACCAACGGTACGCCCGCAGGCAAAGTACCGGCGCACTTTGGACGTGTTGAGCGCGGTCCGAAACATGGACCCCACGATCTACACAAAGTCTGGCATTATGCTCGGGTTGGGAGAAACTCACGACGAAGTGGTCCAGACGCTCCGCGATTTGCGGCAGGTCGGCGTCAGCGCGGTTACCATTGGGCAGTACCTGCGGCCCACAGTAGCAGGTCACCTACCCGTGGCGGCATGGATTACGCCGGCAGAGTTCAAGGAATACGAGCGAATCGGCGAGGAGTTGGGCTTTCTGTTTGTGGCGTCCGGACCATTTGTGCGATCTTCATATAACGCGAAGGCATTCTCGGAAAAACTGCTTGCTGACCGGCTCGCGCGTGTTGGCGAGCCCGAGGCGGCCTAGGCTCCGTGTGATGGCTTGCGCAACATCATGATTGCCCGGACGGGCGTCCGACTGCACGGAAGGCGCACCGCGCCGCCTCCGCGTAATCTCGCCCGCTTACGCCTCGTCGCTACGCTGCTTTCCATGGTGTTGGGTCCCGGTCTCGTCGGCCTGGCCGGGCTCGCGGCACTTTCTCACGCGGTGAGGTATGTAGCCAATCCGACACGCCTGGCGAACCTCGCGTCGCGGGAGGCAAGCGTTCAACTTGGCCGATCCGTACGCATCGGCCGCATCGACGTCAGCTTCAACCCCGGGCACTGGCGGCAGCCGGGTCACGCCGCGGTTACCGGGCTGAGCATCGCCTCGGGTCCCGGTTTTCCGGCGCTTCCTCTTGTGGGCGCCGGCCGTATCGATTTCGACTTCTCAGTGCCACAACTGCTAGCATCCGACCTGAATACTCCGTGGCTCCAGCAGGTGACGATCACCAGACCTCGCGTAGTTGCCATCCGCAACCCGTCCGGCGTCTGGAACTTCTCCGGACTGTTCAAAAAGCAAGCCGCGCAGGGCCGTCCGGTCGCCGCCCGCGTATTGATCGTGGATGGAGCGGTTGTATATCGCGACGACCGCTGCCCAGACAACCAGACCGGCGTGCCGGCTCCGTTCAATGTAGCGGCTCCTCATGTGAATGGCGTTGTCGATCTGCGTCCCGGATCCGGTGCCTGGTTTGCCGCCGATATCGGGCCGGTTAAGGGAGTTTGCGAGTCGCTGCATGCCACCGGTATTGCGGCTCCGTCTGCGCACCTGATCACTGCGTCGCTGGTCGCCACAGCCGTGCCCGCCAGCCCCGAAACCCGAAGGTTCATGAAGCCATCCGTGTTCGACATACGGCAAGGCACCGCCGATATCGACGCTAACGTTGCGGTGAACACGCAGCAGGTCAGCCGGAACGGACGGTTCACTCCCGCGATATCGGTCTCGGCGCACGCCACACCCAAAGACATAACATTGACCGCTGCCGGCATCGCCGCGCCGTTCACGCACGTCAGCGGCACAGTGACCTTCGTGAATTCGCTCCTGTCCGGCGTACTGGCCGGCTCGGTTGCCGGTGCGGTTGTGCACTTGCACGGCAGTTATTTGCCGACCGGCGGTGCTTTTTTCCATCAGGGCAGTCGGAATGGCGCGCCGGCGCAACTGGCGCTTGCCGGCACGCTCGATGGCTTCCACCTGGCCCGCATCGCCGGCGCCATTCGAACTGCGCCGTTTTACCGCAAGGTTTCGCCGGTGGTGCGCCAGTGGCTGGGCGATTCGCACGCCGCCGGCTCGGTGCAGTGGCGTCTTCAGGGACCCGTTACAAACCTCACACTGGCCGCCGACAGCAACCTGCAGGTTGTTCACGTGCGGAAGTGGAACGCGAAGTCGGTCAAGTTGGCGCTGGCCCTGCAGGGCGGAGAGCTTGCAGCCGACATGCATGGCCAGTATGCGGGTGGTCCGGCCGCGGTGCGGCTGCGCGTGGAAACACGCTCGCCGGGGCGGTTCACGATGGAAGCGCATGGCTCCAGCCTTAGCCTCGGCGCACTTGGGATTCCTGTTTCCGGCTCGCTCTCCGGCGTCGGAGACATCGATGCGGCAATGACGGGGCAATCCGGACGCACGCCGTCCATAGTGGCGCGCGCGCATGCAGCCGCCGTCCATTACAACGGAATTGCGCTGCGGAGCCTGTTTGCCAGAGCCACGTCCAACGGGCGTGTTATTGCAATACAGCGACTGCGAGCCGACGATCCTAAGGGCGTGGTGATTGCTGCAGGGACTGTGGATCTTAAGCGCAAGCTGCTGGACCTCACAGTCAACTCCGATGAACTCAATCTGGCAGCGGTAAGCCACCTCGCCGTTGCGCAACCCGTTTCCCTGAAGCACGAGACCTTTGCTCCGCCAATCAGCGGATTCGCCTACCTACGGAGCCGCATCGATGGGCCGTTCCAAAACCTCCAGGCGACGGGCAAGGTGGTTGCCTTTGGTGTGCAAACACGGGCGACGCATATCAACATCGATCGCGTCGCTACTGCCTTCAACGTAACACGCCGTGCGATCACACTCACCGGAGGTGATGCTGAGCGTTATCCGGGCGACCTTGTGTTCAGCGCTGTCGTCACCAACCCGTTCGCCGCTACGGCATCCCTGGACGCCAGCGCAAACGCGCGGGGCTTTGACGTAGGCGAGTTGCTTCGTACGGCCGGTATTGCCATGCCGGCAGACGTACAACTTGCGGGAGAAGCGGATGCGAGCGGCATCCATGTGCTGGGCCCAATAAATCACCTTCGATTGGCTGCGCCCGCCGAGCTCACCGTGCGCGATGCCCGGCTCAACGATCTTCCGCTCGACATAGCCACGGCCGGCATTATGTACCAGGATGGTGCGTGGAGTTGGGACGGGCTGCTCAAGCTCGCCTCAGGGTCGATTCGACTTCATGGCGGACTGTCGAACGAGCAACAGTTGAGCACAGCAATTGCCGTCACCGATATCAACCTCGATTCTCTTGCCAACGCGCTGCCTGCGAACAACCGTCCAGCACTTTCCGGCATTCTGAGTGCGCAGTTGGCGGTGCGTGACCAGATAAGCCATCCGGTTAGTGCATCGGGCAGCGTTGCGGCTGCCGGGCTCGCCGTAAATGGAATCGCCATCGGCGACCTCTCTCTGGCCGGCAGCTGGGATGGTGCAAACGTTACCATGGCATCAGCTGCACTTACCGATCCGTCGGATTCCACCAGCCGGATTACGGCGACGAATGTCGCCTGGAATACCGCGACCGGAAGCTTGTCGGCGGCCAAACCGGTGATCATATCGCACACGCCGGTATCACGTATCCGCAAAGCGCTGGCAGCGTCGGCATTTGGCGCAACATCCACCGGGAAACGGGTGGTTTCGCTCCTGAATGAGGTTACAGGAAGCATCAACGGGCAGGTGGCCGTTTCGGGCAGCATTACCAATCCAGTGGCCAATGTGCGCTGGAATGTTGCCAACTTGCTTGCGTTTGGTCAGCCGTTCGCAGCCGCCACCGGCAGCGCCGAGATCACCCGCACGGCGTTTCTCAGCCCTTCGCCGGGCGATCCGACTGACCTTATACGGTTTGCCGGGCCCGTTTCGGGTACCACCGCGCCGGAACTCCTTCAGGCGAAGAGTGTGGCTGTGGAGTTCGGTGGCAGCTTGAATGCCGATATTGACGCATACCACGTTGACCTCGGCGCCCTTCAGGCCGCTACCAACCCGCTGCCTTCTTCACTGCGCATTCGTGGAACTGCCGATCTTGTCGGCATAAGCGCCAGTGGCACAACGAAATCGCCGGTGCTCGATATTTCAGCCGCGCTTTCACACCTTGCAATGGTTACACCAAGCTCTGGACGCACCTGGCAGTTGGATAACGCCGACATCGGGCATATCCACGTTGCCGATGGCGGCATCGTGGCGGACGACATCACCCTCTCTAAACTCGGCACCGAACAGCCGACGCCCGCGCACTACGTCCTCCGCCTTCGCGGCTCCGTGGGTTTCAACTGGCAGGCTCCGTGGGTAGCGCCGGACGCACCACTAAAGATCACTGCCGACTTCCCGCAGCAGAGCCTTCAGATCCTTCAGGCATTTGGTATCACCGGATTGCACGACACGACCGGTACCGCGGAAGCTCACGCCCAGTTAGCCGGTACGCGGGCTCAGCCTGAGCTGACCGGCGAGATGGACATTCACTCTCCAAACTTCCGCATCGGGCCGCTCGCAACGGGCTTGAAGAATCTAAACGGTGTGGTATCGTTCGAGCAGGATCACATCCAGGTGGTAACATCGGCGGATACGCAGGTGATCTGGCGGGGTAAACCCGTGCCTTCGGCGCAACCCTCACACCTCACCCTTACCGGCTCCCTGCCGTTGGGCTTCACCAAGGAGGCGCATCCGGTATCTGGGCTACAGCTTCGCGCCACCAATCTGTTCTTCGATGAGCCGGTACTACCCGGATTGAACAGCGGAGCCGCCAAGGGGTTGGCTCAGATTGCGCTCGACGTGACAGGATCAGCGCGTAAGCCGGTGATCAGCGGCAGCATTTCGGTGCACGACGGGCAGATCGTGCTGCCCTCCGACTTTGGATCTTTGAGTTCCGCCGCGACGTTGTTACCCGCAATACCTGCGTTTCGTGATGTAACGCTGAACGTGGGTAACAATGTCAGCATGTCGGGCATGGCGCTGGCTGCTAAGGTTACCGGCGCGCTGATGTTGGTTGGCACGCCGAGGGATCCCCGCGTAAACGGCCGGCTGCGGATCACATCGGGCAAGTTTACGCTGCCGACGGCACGGTTCACGGTGGACCCGCCGGGCCTGGTGGACATTACCTATCCCGTGTACGCATCGGCAGATCCGCAGGATAAGCAACTCGGAATCAACGTCAATCTCACTGCCGATACCTTCATCACAGCTTCTTCTATCAGTGGCGTCAACAAGAGGTACCACGTGTTCGTTACCGCCAAGGGGCCGCTGACGGGCGAGGCGTCCAACCGTCTGACCGGCGCACCGCTGATGCAGTTGGCGCTTCGAACCGATCCACCAGACCTGGCGATCGGCCAGGCGAACCTTGCATCCAAACTGGCCGGCGTGTTTACTGGTATCAACTCGCTCAACAGTCTCTCGCGTGCGCCTGGCGATGCGCTGGCCGCAGAGGTGCTTAACGTATTTCAGGGATCGGTGCTGCCGAGCCTGTTCGACAAGCCGGCCAAGCAACTTGGTTTTCAACAGCTCGAACTCAATTACGATCCGATCGAGCAACTCAGCTTTACGGCCAGCCGACGGCTGTTCGGGCCATTTTATGCGAACTACATGCGCAGTCTTACGGCTACGCGCAACTACTACGATCTCAAGGTCAGTATGAAGTTGAGAAACGATCTGCAACTGTCGTGGGAGACGGACGACCAACGTACCGACAAACTGCTGGTAGAAGGAATCTGGAAGTTCTGAAACTGCAGTGGAAGAGTTCTCACCGGGGTGGTGGCTGCCGGTATAGCGTAACAAACCCGGCGACCGAGCGTCGAAATCAGCAACAAGACCGGCCCGGCGCTGTGGAAGGCGGAAAGCCGCAAACGGATTATCGTGCAGTTGCGCGAACTGGTGCGTCCGGGGTAAGGTGTAACCATGGCGGATGGCGTTCGATCGGTACCGGTGCATACCACGCTGGCAGGCGCTTTGGCGCAGGCCGTAGCGGCGCGTCGAAGTGCCGAGACGGCAGCGCGCGCGGCCGGCATCGATGTGGATGCCGGTCTACAATTTGATGAACTGGTCAGCAAATATGAACGCCGTATATTCAACATCATCTTCAGGATGGTGGGTGACTACGAAGACGCATGTGACCTGACGCAGGATACGTTCATAAGCGCCTACCGGCACTATGACAGGTTCCGTGGTGAGGCCAGGGTGTTTACCTGGCTTTACCAAATAGCCCGCAATCTCTGTATCAATCGCCTGCGCCAGCGTGACCGGCACCGACTGATGCGAATCGAATCGCTGGACCAACCCGCACAGGCCGATTCATCCGGAGAAGTCACGCGTGACGTTCCCGACAGCCGACAGGCGCCGCATACCGTGCTCGCGCGCAAGGAACTCAATGCGCAGATTATGGCGGCCATCGACACGCTTCCGCCCGAGTACCGCGAGGTCATCGTACTCCGCGAATTCCAGGATATGACCTACGCCGACATCGTGGAGGCAACCGGCCTTACGCTCGAAAACGTCAAAACCCGCATTTCACGCGCCCGTGCAATGCTCCGACGCGAGCTGACTTCCTACTACCGCAGTTAGCCGCTTCCAGGGGCGCAGAGCCCGGCTGCTCCCGAACTGCTCAGACTCTTATTGATTAGGCGCGCGGAAGCGCGCCACGGGAGATACCGACCGCATGAACTGGTTCAGCAAACGGAGCGCAGCCGCTTCCTCCACGGTTGTTCTGCCGGTAGCCGCGCTGCTGCTGTCGGTCGGCGCGGCCGCAACCGCTTCGCCAACACATCCAGTCTCGCACAAGCATTCGCCCGGCGCCAAACCCACGGCGGCGCCGCTGGGCCCCGCATGGTCTTGGAAGCAGTTCAGCAAAGCGACGCAGCCGGCTCCGCAAGGGGCGTTGGTACAAAACCCTGCCAAGCCACCGAGCCCGGCGAAACCCGATACCCCACCACCGGCGGCGCCACAAACATCGCTTCCGACCGTGCCGCAAGCCGGCGCGACGCCCAAAATCGGCGAAATCGACGTAACCGGTAACAAAACACTCTCCAGTGCATTCATCATCGCTGCCAGCGGACATAAGGTCGGCGATCCGTGCACCGATGAGACGCTGAGCGAGATGCAGACCAACATCTACCGTACCGGCTTCTTTGGTTTCCACAGCGCCGATCCGGCCGATGCAGTCAAAGTGTCGTCACAGGAGAACAACCCCCCGAACGGTTTCTGCAAGGTCCTCATTGAAGTGGATGAGAACCCGACCATAAAGGCGGTGAACATCACCGGTTCCGGACCGATCAAGCCGGAGGAAGTCCGGTCCCTACTGCACATTGACCTCACTCACGGAGCGGTTTATAGTGAGGATCAACTCGGCCGCGACCTGCAGGATATACAGGACCTCTATAACAAGCGCGGATACCTGATGGCGCCGGCGCAGGATACCGGGCCAGACCCCAAAAACCCCAGTATCCTCAATGTATCCCTCGTCGTTGCTCGCGTTGCGGAAATCAAGATCACAGGCAACCACAAGACGCGCAGCAGAGTGATCACGCGCGAGATGCACACGAAGCAGGGCGACTACTTCAATCAGTTCACGTTGGACCGCGACCATGCGCGGCTGCTGAACCTCGACCTTTTTGACGACGTCATTCCGGCGGTGCGCAACCTCGGGCCGGGTCGCGTGGGCGTGGCGTTAAGCGTTCACGAGAAGCGGACCGGTACCGTGAACGTCGGCGTTGGTTACAGCAGCAGATCGCAGCTCATCGGCTTTGCAGAACTGGCTGAAAACAACTTCCGGGGTCTGGGTGAGGCCGTCAGTCTACGTTGGGATACCGGCGGCATTTCCAACAAGAGCAGTGTGGAGCTTGGCTTCACCGAACCGTGGATCGATAAGCGGCACACTTCACTAAACGTTCAGGTTTACGATCGTACGGTGTACCGATTTGCCAACACGATCCAGAACGCGCTGCCTGCGCCAAGCGGCTCTCTTTCAACCTCCGACCACTACAACGAGCAGCGACTGGGCAGCACCATAACCGTAAGTCGTCCCTTCCATTCCGACTATCGCGCCGCCGTTACGGTGCGCGGCGAAAACGTGCGCACCGACGCGCTCAGTCTCTCGCCGATCAACGCCGACATCGTCCAGAACGGGCCTATCTACTCGTTGGCGGGTTCCATAATCCACAACACGCGTGACCTGGATCTGGATCCGGTAGAGGGTGAGTACCAGACTGCGAGCCTGGAGTTTGGACATGCGCGTCTCTCTCCAGTGAACCCCATCATCACAAACGGTGTTTTCGGTGACGTCAACTTTGTGAAACTCAGTCTGGATCAGCGCGAATACTTCAGCCTGACCGGGCCGCGCCCAGCAAACAAGCCCGAGGAGGATAAGTCGGCCATCGCCGTGCGGATGCTGGCCGGCACGGCCGCCGGCAAGCTGCCGTTTTTTGAGCAGTACTTTCTCGGCGGCGCCGACAGCTTGCGCGGCTACCGTGAGGACCGGTTCTGGGGCACCAACATGGTGCTGGGCTCGGTGGAGTTTCGACAGCCAATCGCCCGGCGCCTAAAGGGCGTGCTCTTTTTTGACGTTGGTGATGCCTGGGGTGGCCAGTATGCCAACGTAAATCTCTCGGGGTTCGCGCAGGGCCAGTTCAAGCTGCATCCGGCAATTGGCTTTGGCGTCCGCGTCGGCACCCCGTTAGGTCCGGTTCGCCTCGATTTCGGATTCGGCGATGAAGGCGGACGCACCCATTTCAGCATTGGAAATGTGTTCTGACAGGCGGCTATCTCGCGAGCAACCCGCCGGTATCGCCTGTGAAATTGCGCGACTACGCACGCCGAGCCTCGCGCGTAGTCGGCGTCGGGTCGGTCTGCTATAATACGCATGCATCGGCCGTGAAAGGAACCTCCGTATGACTAGTCCCAGGCTGTCGCTGAATGCCATCGTGCTTGCGGCCATCGTAATGTGCATCGTGATGTCGATGGTTGGCGCCCGCAGCGAGCAGGCCAAGACGACAACCGGCCTGAAGATCGCACGTGTGGATGTCAGCGCCGTTATGTCGCAGTACAAATTCGCGGTTACTGGAACAGCGGCGATTCAGAAGAAGTACGACGTGGAAGTCGCCACGTTACGTGCCTGGGGCCAAAACAATCTGCTCGCTGCAGGCGATCAGGACGCTCTGGCCCAGTTGGTGGCTGCCGATCAAAGTGCGGCCGGCGCCTCTGCCGATCAGAAGGCGCAGGAGCAGAGGCTGTTGACAAAAAGTAAGGGGCTCATTAACGAGTATACAGCCCTGCAGTCCAAACAGGCCGGCAATCTCACGCAGCAGGATAAGGATCGCATGACCGAGCTGATGCGGCGTGCCAGCGATACCGAAACCCGCGTCAACCAGAGCAAGACGAACGACGAGGACGAGCTTCAGACGGAACTCAATACGCTGCGGACCAAAGCCGTACAAGATGTTACCGATGCAATTAGCAAGGTGGCTAAGGACAAAGGTTACAACCTGGTGCTCAGCAGCGAAGTGGCGTACTATACCGATACCGACCTGACGGACACGGTCGTCGCCTCACTCAACAAATAGCACGGCGCAAAAATGCCCACCGGCTGTTTAGCCAATTGGCCGCTTGTCCCGCGTAGGGCACGGTACGCACTCGCGTACCCACTACTGGTCGCACTCATCCTGGCCGGCTGCGCCCGCCAGGCCACACCGCCAGCGCAACCGGTTGCCGTGAACATAAACGTACTTCTCAGGGCGTACCCGCAGCCGGCCGCGCAGCCGGAGTCGCCAGTCAGTGCGTCACCCGTAACGCTGGCTGCGCCGGCAGCCTTGCCCCGGATTGCTCCATCCACTCTCCCCATCGCCAGGAGCCTGGAGGATGCACGCGAGGCTCGAATCCTGCAGCAGCGGCGCCAGTTTCTGACGGCGCTCGTTGCATCGCTTCAACGCAGCAACGCCGTTACCGTTGCTGCCGCACAAAGAGCTGAGCAGAAGCGGCTTACCGGGCTGCTCGCCGCTGCCACCGAGACAGCGGTAAACACCGTGCGCCGCCGTCGGCGGAGCGAGGCTAGCCGTTTTGACGACCAGATCCGCAGCCTCCGGTTCCGAAACACGGTGCTGGCCTTTCAGGCTCGCGTCTTCTCAGGGAGAGATCGGCTCGATACTTTGGCGCAGAAGCAGGTGGTTCAAACCCGGCTAGACAGTCTCGTTGCACAACAGACAGCTATCCTCACGCGCGATACTGCGCCGGCGGTTGAAGCGATCGTGGCGCCGTATCGCAAGCAGATTTTCGCTGAATCTGCCGCGCGCGCACAGGCTCTCGCATCGCGCCTTGCACAGCAGACTACCGACAGAGAAGCGCGCGAGGCGGCGCGAATGGCCGGCGCTGAGCAGGCGCTGAGTTCCATCGATACGGGTATCGCCCGGGTAGCGCCGCTGACGGCTGCAGAGATCACGCCACTTAAGGCGTTTTGGCCGCAAACGCAGTTTCACACACTCCAACCGGCTTCGCTGGCGGCCAGCGCGCGCGGCCAACAGCGGCGCGTCGCCTTGCTATTTGCGGCCGCCACGTACGCCGATGCTGTGAGCTTTGCGCGGCAATATGCTGCCATTCGGGGTTGGAGGCTCGTTCCGTTCGGTACCCGCGGAGCCCACGACATTACGCGTGAAGTGACCACTGCCCTCCGCGCAAGTCTCCGCACCGCTGGAGTCCAGTCACTGTGAACGAAATCGGAGCAAATCGGCGCAATCTGGACTGGACCGCGCAGGACGTGGCCCAATGGCTGGGTGTTCCCTTGGACGGGCTCGGTTCTATGGCCATTTCCGGCATGGCGGATATACCCGTCGCCGAGCCAACCGATCTGGTTTTCGCCGATGACGCTGCCCATTGTGAGCTTGCTGCCGAACGTGGATGCGGAGCTATACTGACCACGCCACAATCGTGGGCTGCTGCGCAGAAGCGGCCGCCGGCCGGTATCCTGGTCTCAAACGTCCGGGCTTCGTGGGTGGACCTCCTGGAAAGGCTTGAGGCCGATGCCCCGTTTCCCGCTGGTATCCATCCAGCCGCAGTCATCGATCCCGAAGCCCAGCTGGCAGATGATGTCTCGATCGGAGCTTTTGTAACAGTGGCGGCCGGTGCCGTACTGCACGACGGCGTGCGCGTGGATGACGGCGCTCGAGTTGGCGCCGGCTGTACGATCGGCGCCGGCACTCGCATCTTTGCAAACGCCGTCCTCTACCCAAATGTGCGCGTTGGACGCCGGTGCCGCCTGCACGCGTGCTGCGTAATTGGCGCCGATGGGTTCGGCTATATCGCCGGTCCGCGTGGCGCACGCAAGATTCCGCACGTCGGCGGTGTGGTGATCGGCGACGACGTTGAGATCGGCGCCGCTGCGTGCATAGATCGCGGGCGCACCGGCAACACCACGATTGGGTCTGGCTGCAAACTCGATAACCTGGTGCACGTGGCGCACAATGTCCAGATTGGCGATGGCACCCTTATTGCCGCTTTGGTGGGTATCGCTGGTAGCGTGCGCGTCGGCCGCGGAGTTGTCTTCGGCGGGCAGTCCGGCGTCGCCGATCAACTCGAGATTGGTGACGGCGCGCGTATCGCGGGCCGCGGCGCTGTAGTGACCAATGTGCCTGGCGGTGAAACCTGGTCGGGATACCCAGCCGGCCGTCACAGCAACCGCATCCGTGAGGCAGTTGCACTCACTTACCTGCCGGATCTGCTCAAACGTGTGCGACGCCTTGAGCGGATTCTGTTCCCGGGTGATGACGGCACACACCGGGGCGACGCACCGTGAGCAGCTGCTCGCACGCGAGTGCATCTGTGCCAAAGGCGACCACGCTGGCGCGTGACTTTCAACTTAGTGGCCGTGGAATCCACACGGGCCAGCCGTGCCGGCTGCAGGTAACAAAAGCGCCTGCCGGCTCGGGCATCGTTTTCTCACGCAACGGGGTGCGGGTACCGGCCACGGCCCTGAATGTGGTGGGTACCGGGCGCTGCACCACTCTGGGGTATAACGGAACGACGGTTGCCACGGTGGAACACCTGCTGTCCGCAATGGTCGCCTGTCGCGTTGATAATGCGCTCATCTGCCTCGACGGTCCCGAGGTGCCAATTATGGATGGCAGCACGCAGCCGTTCTGTAACGCAATACGTCATGCCGGCATCCTCGCGCTGGAAGCACCAGCTCCTGTTCTGCAACTCGATTCCGAAGTCTCGATCCATGCAGGTGACTCCTCGATTACCCTCACTCCCGCACGGGGTCTAAGCCTTGAGGTGAGTACGGAGTTCGATGACTGGGCCGAGGGTGCAGCAACAATACGGCTTGACATGGAACCGGATGCCGCCGATTGGCGAAACCGTGTCGAGCCGGCCAGGACATTCGCATTCCGGCGCGAAGTGGAAGCGCTGCTTGCCGCCGGTTTGGCGAAGGGTGGCACCACGGAAAACGCGCTCGTGATTACTCCGCCGGATGAGTTCTCATCGCCACTTCGTATAGACGCCGAATGGTGTGCGCACAAAGCAGCCGACCTGCTGGGCGATCTGGCGCTGGTTGGGGC is part of the Armatimonadota bacterium genome and harbors:
- a CDS encoding OmpH family outer membrane protein, giving the protein MTSPRLSLNAIVLAAIVMCIVMSMVGARSEQAKTTTGLKIARVDVSAVMSQYKFAVTGTAAIQKKYDVEVATLRAWGQNNLLAAGDQDALAQLVAADQSAAGASADQKAQEQRLLTKSKGLINEYTALQSKQAGNLTQQDKDRMTELMRRASDTETRVNQSKTNDEDELQTELNTLRTKAVQDVTDAISKVAKDKGYNLVLSSEVAYYTDTDLTDTVVASLNK
- a CDS encoding BamA/TamA family outer membrane protein, yielding MNWFSKRSAAASSTVVLPVAALLLSVGAAATASPTHPVSHKHSPGAKPTAAPLGPAWSWKQFSKATQPAPQGALVQNPAKPPSPAKPDTPPPAAPQTSLPTVPQAGATPKIGEIDVTGNKTLSSAFIIAASGHKVGDPCTDETLSEMQTNIYRTGFFGFHSADPADAVKVSSQENNPPNGFCKVLIEVDENPTIKAVNITGSGPIKPEEVRSLLHIDLTHGAVYSEDQLGRDLQDIQDLYNKRGYLMAPAQDTGPDPKNPSILNVSLVVARVAEIKITGNHKTRSRVITREMHTKQGDYFNQFTLDRDHARLLNLDLFDDVIPAVRNLGPGRVGVALSVHEKRTGTVNVGVGYSSRSQLIGFAELAENNFRGLGEAVSLRWDTGGISNKSSVELGFTEPWIDKRHTSLNVQVYDRTVYRFANTIQNALPAPSGSLSTSDHYNEQRLGSTITVSRPFHSDYRAAVTVRGENVRTDALSLSPINADIVQNGPIYSLAGSIIHNTRDLDLDPVEGEYQTASLEFGHARLSPVNPIITNGVFGDVNFVKLSLDQREYFSLTGPRPANKPEEDKSAIAVRMLAGTAAGKLPFFEQYFLGGADSLRGYREDRFWGTNMVLGSVEFRQPIARRLKGVLFFDVGDAWGGQYANVNLSGFAQGQFKLHPAIGFGVRVGTPLGPVRLDFGFGDEGGRTHFSIGNVF
- the lipA gene encoding lipoyl synthase, whose translation is MNATLPPWLTKRVPSPQTVELVNTMLRDARLHTVCESARCPNLGECWSHSTATFMILGDICTRNCGFCAIKVGRPLELDADEPRRVAETARTMGLRHVVVTSVARDELPDEGSSQFAETITALRSEIPGVIVEVLTPDFKGKRWCIRRVVDAHPDIYNHNIETVERLSPTVRPQAKYRRTLDVLSAVRNMDPTIYTKSGIMLGLGETHDEVVQTLRDLRQVGVSAVTIGQYLRPTVAGHLPVAAWITPAEFKEYERIGEELGFLFVASGPFVRSSYNAKAFSEKLLADRLARVGEPEAA
- a CDS encoding translocation/assembly module TamB domain-containing protein produces the protein MIARTGVRLHGRRTAPPPRNLARLRLVATLLSMVLGPGLVGLAGLAALSHAVRYVANPTRLANLASREASVQLGRSVRIGRIDVSFNPGHWRQPGHAAVTGLSIASGPGFPALPLVGAGRIDFDFSVPQLLASDLNTPWLQQVTITRPRVVAIRNPSGVWNFSGLFKKQAAQGRPVAARVLIVDGAVVYRDDRCPDNQTGVPAPFNVAAPHVNGVVDLRPGSGAWFAADIGPVKGVCESLHATGIAAPSAHLITASLVATAVPASPETRRFMKPSVFDIRQGTADIDANVAVNTQQVSRNGRFTPAISVSAHATPKDITLTAAGIAAPFTHVSGTVTFVNSLLSGVLAGSVAGAVVHLHGSYLPTGGAFFHQGSRNGAPAQLALAGTLDGFHLARIAGAIRTAPFYRKVSPVVRQWLGDSHAAGSVQWRLQGPVTNLTLAADSNLQVVHVRKWNAKSVKLALALQGGELAADMHGQYAGGPAAVRLRVETRSPGRFTMEAHGSSLSLGALGIPVSGSLSGVGDIDAAMTGQSGRTPSIVARAHAAAVHYNGIALRSLFARATSNGRVIAIQRLRADDPKGVVIAAGTVDLKRKLLDLTVNSDELNLAAVSHLAVAQPVSLKHETFAPPISGFAYLRSRIDGPFQNLQATGKVVAFGVQTRATHINIDRVATAFNVTRRAITLTGGDAERYPGDLVFSAVVTNPFAATASLDASANARGFDVGELLRTAGIAMPADVQLAGEADASGIHVLGPINHLRLAAPAELTVRDARLNDLPLDIATAGIMYQDGAWSWDGLLKLASGSIRLHGGLSNEQQLSTAIAVTDINLDSLANALPANNRPALSGILSAQLAVRDQISHPVSASGSVAAAGLAVNGIAIGDLSLAGSWDGANVTMASAALTDPSDSTSRITATNVAWNTATGSLSAAKPVIISHTPVSRIRKALAASAFGATSTGKRVVSLLNEVTGSINGQVAVSGSITNPVANVRWNVANLLAFGQPFAAATGSAEITRTAFLSPSPGDPTDLIRFAGPVSGTTAPELLQAKSVAVEFGGSLNADIDAYHVDLGALQAATNPLPSSLRIRGTADLVGISASGTTKSPVLDISAALSHLAMVTPSSGRTWQLDNADIGHIHVADGGIVADDITLSKLGTEQPTPAHYVLRLRGSVGFNWQAPWVAPDAPLKITADFPQQSLQILQAFGITGLHDTTGTAEAHAQLAGTRAQPELTGEMDIHSPNFRIGPLATGLKNLNGVVSFEQDHIQVVTSADTQVIWRGKPVPSAQPSHLTLTGSLPLGFTKEAHPVSGLQLRATNLFFDEPVLPGLNSGAAKGLAQIALDVTGSARKPVISGSISVHDGQIVLPSDFGSLSSAATLLPAIPAFRDVTLNVGNNVSMSGMALAAKVTGALMLVGTPRDPRVNGRLRITSGKFTLPTARFTVDPPGLVDITYPVYASADPQDKQLGINVNLTADTFITASSISGVNKRYHVFVTAKGPLTGEASNRLTGAPLMQLALRTDPPDLAIGQANLASKLAGVFTGINSLNSLSRAPGDALAAEVLNVFQGSVLPSLFDKPAKQLGFQQLELNYDPIEQLSFTASRRLFGPFYANYMRSLTATRNYYDLKVSMKLRNDLQLSWETDDQRTDKLLVEGIWKF
- a CDS encoding sigma-70 family RNA polymerase sigma factor, giving the protein MADGVRSVPVHTTLAGALAQAVAARRSAETAARAAGIDVDAGLQFDELVSKYERRIFNIIFRMVGDYEDACDLTQDTFISAYRHYDRFRGEARVFTWLYQIARNLCINRLRQRDRHRLMRIESLDQPAQADSSGEVTRDVPDSRQAPHTVLARKELNAQIMAAIDTLPPEYREVIVLREFQDMTYADIVEATGLTLENVKTRISRARAMLRRELTSYYRS